Proteins from a single region of Microtus ochrogaster isolate Prairie Vole_2 linkage group LG5, MicOch1.0, whole genome shotgun sequence:
- the Rad23b gene encoding UV excision repair protein RAD23 homolog B: MQVTLKTLQQQTFKIDIDPEETVKALKEKIESEKGKDAFPVAGQKLIYAGKILSDDTALKEYKIDEKNFVVVMVTKPKAVTAPVPATTQPSNAPTTAAVSSSTATVVAQAPAPTPASAPTSTPASTTPAPTTASSEPAPASATQPEKTAEKPAQSPVVTSPAPADSTPGDSSRSNLFEDATSALVTGQSYENMITEIMSMGYEREQVIAALRASFNNPDRAVEYLLMGIPGDRESQAVVDPPPQAVSAGTPQSPAVAAAAATTTATTATSAGGHPLEFLRNQPQFQQMRQIIQQNPSLLPALLQQIGRENPQLLQQISQHQEHFIQMLNEPVQEAGGQGGGGGGGGGGGGGGGGGGSGGIADAGSGHMNYIQVTPQEKEAIERLKALGFPEGLVIQAYFACEKNENLAANFLLQQNFDED, encoded by the exons GTAAAGGCACTGAAAGAGAAGATTGAATCTGAAAAGGGGAAAGACGCCTTTCCAGTAGCGGGTCAGAAGCTAATCTATGCAG GAAAAATCCTCAGTGATGACACTGCTCTCAAAGAATACAAAATTGATGAGAAGAACTTTGTGGTGGTTATGGTGACAAAA CCCAAAGCAGTGACAGCCCCAGTGCCAGCCACAACTCAGCCATCGAATGCTCCCACCACGGCTGCAGTTAGCTCTTCCACGGCAACAGTTGTGGCTCAggctccagcccccacccctgcttcagCTCCCACTTCCACACCTGCATCTACTACTCCAGCCCCAACTACAGCATCTTCTGAACCCGCACCTGCTAGTGCAACTCAGCCTGAGAAAACTGCAGAAAAGCCAGCACAGTCACCAGTGGTTACTAGCCCAGCACCAGCTGACAG TACACCAGGAGATTCTTCCCGGTCAAATCTTTTTGAAGATGCAACAAGTGCCCTTG TGACAGGTCAATCTTACGAGAATATGATAACTGAGATCATGTCAATGGGCTACGAACGAGAGCAAGTAATTGCGGCCCTGAGAGCCAGTTTCAACAACCCCGACAGAGCTGTGGAGTATCTTCTAATG GGAATCCCAGGAGATAGAGAAAGTCAGGCTGTGGTTGATCCTCCTCCCCAAGCAGTGAGTGCTGGAACTCCTCAGTCTCCAGCAgtggcagcagctgcagcaacCACAACGGCAACGACAGCAACTAGTGCTGGAG gtCACCCCCTTGAATTTTTAAGGAATCAACCTCAGTTTCAACAGATGCGACAAATTATCCAGCAGAATCCTTCCCTGCTTCCAGCTTTGCTACAGCAGATAGGTCGAGAGAACCCTCAGTTGCTGCAG CAAATTAGCCAACACCAGGAACACTTTATCCAGATGCTAAATGAACCTGTTCAGGAAGCAGGTGGtcaaggtggaggaggaggtggcggAGGTGGAGGAGGCGGAGGTGGCGGTGGAGGTGGCAGCGGAGGAATTGCAGATGCTGGAAGTGGGCACATGAACTACATTCAAGTAACACCTCAGGAAAAAGAAGCTATAGAACGG ttaAAGGCACTAGGATTTCCTGAAGGACTTGTGATTCAAGCATATTTTGCTTGTGAGAAGAATGAGAATTTGGCTGCCAACTTTCTTCTACAGCAGAACTTTGACGAAGATTGA